One window from the genome of Nitrospirota bacterium encodes:
- a CDS encoding Crp/Fnr family transcriptional regulator, with protein sequence MIVETLRKSEIFSHLTDDELNRIATVFEKVNFKKDDCIFWEGDPSEWFYIGCKGRIKILKHTVSGKDIILEIISPGDVFGGVAVLDRRPYPASAQAMEPATVIRISRKTLFKIMDEYPTLTLEAVKYFSERLRNAHDMLRNIATERVEKRIASLLLKLSEKLGVVDGEAQKIDIPLTRQEIAEMVGTTVETTIRTMSKFKKQGIIKASQGKIVVNVNALKEFLED encoded by the coding sequence GTGATAGTTGAGACCCTCAGGAAGAGCGAAATATTTTCGCACCTCACCGATGATGAGTTGAACAGGATTGCTACAGTTTTTGAGAAAGTCAATTTTAAAAAAGACGACTGCATCTTCTGGGAGGGAGACCCTTCTGAATGGTTTTATATCGGGTGTAAGGGCAGGATTAAAATTTTAAAACATACTGTTTCTGGAAAGGATATCATCCTTGAAATCATATCGCCAGGTGATGTCTTTGGTGGCGTGGCTGTCTTAGATAGAAGGCCGTATCCTGCCTCTGCCCAGGCCATGGAGCCTGCTACAGTAATTAGAATTTCTCGAAAGACCCTTTTCAAAATCATGGATGAATATCCAACCCTTACACTTGAGGCAGTGAAGTATTTCAGCGAGAGGTTGAGAAATGCCCATGATATGCTGAGAAATATTGCAACTGAAAGGGTTGAAAAGAGGATCGCATCATTGCTTCTCAAGCTCTCAGAAAAACTAGGAGTTGTAGATGGCGAGGCCCAAAAAATAGATATCCCCCTTACAAGGCAGGAAATTGCTGAAATGGTCGGGACAACAGTCGAGACAACAATCAGGACTATGAGCAAATTCAAAAAACAGGGCATTATAAAGGCTTCGCAGGGGAAAATAGTTGTGAATGTTAATGCCCTTAAAGAGTTTCTTGAGGATTAG
- a CDS encoding NYN domain-containing protein, producing the protein MSHILIDGYNLLGIAHHDLEKARDGLVQRLKTYAGKKGHNITIVFDGWKGGYLTENRTRSGNVTVIYSRLGEKADSVINRILSEEKRAWIVVSSDREISDFAEAKDLTSITSGEFEGKLIEKPAEGFNVRDEVFIKDEDYLDIELPRKGNPRRPSKRQRQKLRALKKL; encoded by the coding sequence ATGTCACACATTCTTATTGATGGCTACAATCTCCTCGGTATTGCCCACCATGATCTCGAAAAGGCACGAGATGGCCTTGTTCAAAGACTGAAGACGTATGCGGGCAAAAAAGGGCACAATATTACCATTGTGTTTGATGGCTGGAAGGGTGGCTATCTAACTGAAAACAGGACAAGAAGCGGAAACGTCACTGTCATCTATTCAAGGCTCGGAGAAAAGGCAGACTCTGTAATCAATCGCATATTATCAGAAGAAAAAAGGGCGTGGATTGTTGTAAGCTCTGACAGGGAGATCTCAGATTTTGCAGAGGCAAAGGATCTTACCTCAATAACATCAGGGGAATTTGAAGGGAAACTAATTGAAAAACCTGCTGAGGGTTTTAACGTCAGGGATGAGGTCTTCATAAAAGACGAAGACTATCTTGATATAGAACTTCCGAGAAAAGGTAATCCGAGGCGGCCTTCAAAAAGACAGAGGCAAAAACTCAGGGCACTAAAAAAGCTCTAA
- a CDS encoding molybdopterin-dependent oxidoreductase: protein MHDAKIRKRVAQGAKLIVVDPDTIRLADAANLHLQIKPGSDTLLLAGIINAMISENLIDASSVKVKGFDELKKSITEYKKEVIEEITGVPYSSIVEAAKLYGAARTPFIVYSTGITRNTYGADIVSQILNLSMLKPSTVLPVGPEGNSLGMSIMGLSPQYLPGLQADKNKIEKTYKVELPTAKGKDFKQMAKGGMKFIYAAGDIPLSLVAPTEKPSEFLVVHASHTNELTDKADVVLPAPSFIEQGGTVINIYGKIKNIKNAVKPEADVKAVWEILSELSVSMGYKMKYADISDVTGEIEKIISISGKKAPSFNPVAFRESEGIEEEAVGGMLRFSASVVTNSKVSQLFQVTV, encoded by the coding sequence TTGCATGATGCAAAAATAAGGAAGCGTGTTGCCCAGGGAGCAAAATTAATAGTTGTTGACCCTGATACGATTAGACTTGCCGATGCTGCAAACCTGCACCTGCAGATAAAACCGGGCAGCGATACATTACTCCTCGCAGGCATTATAAATGCCATGATTTCAGAAAACCTGATTGATGCCTCTTCTGTCAAAGTTAAAGGCTTTGATGAACTTAAAAAATCAATAACAGAATACAAAAAAGAAGTTATTGAAGAAATAACAGGCGTGCCTTATAGCTCTATTGTGGAGGCGGCCAAACTCTATGGCGCTGCCAGAACACCTTTTATTGTCTATTCAACTGGAATTACACGAAACACTTATGGAGCTGACATCGTGTCTCAGATATTAAACCTTTCCATGCTGAAACCTTCTACGGTGCTGCCTGTCGGCCCTGAGGGCAATTCCCTCGGCATGTCAATAATGGGTCTGTCCCCGCAATATCTGCCAGGACTTCAGGCCGATAAAAATAAAATCGAGAAAACCTATAAGGTCGAGCTTCCGACAGCAAAAGGCAAAGACTTTAAACAGATGGCAAAGGGCGGTATGAAATTCATCTATGCAGCAGGCGATATTCCTTTGTCCCTGGTCGCACCGACAGAAAAGCCGTCAGAATTTCTGGTTGTGCATGCAAGCCATACAAACGAGCTTACAGATAAGGCTGACGTAGTCCTCCCCGCACCATCTTTTATTGAACAGGGGGGGACAGTAATAAACATCTATGGCAAAATCAAAAATATTAAAAATGCAGTTAAACCAGAGGCTGATGTAAAGGCAGTATGGGAAATATTAAGCGAGCTTTCAGTATCCATGGGTTATAAGATGAAATATGCGGATATCTCCGATGTCACCGGGGAAATAGAGAAAATCATCTCCATCTCAGGGAAAAAGGCTCCGAGCTTTAATCCTGTTGCCTTCAGAGAAAGCGAAGGTATCGAAGAAGAGGCAGTTGGCGGAATGTTACGCTTCAGCGCATCAGTTGTAACGAACTCAAAAGTCAGTCAGCTCTTTCAGGTAACTGTGTAG
- a CDS encoding (2Fe-2S)-binding protein, which produces MANLVTMKIDGKEVQLPEGMNLIDAAESVGIHIPNLCHLKGMKGIGACRMCLVEIEGMKAPVTACTMKVKQDMKIKTDTERVKEIRKFVIDLILSMHPLDCMTCPKAGVCWLQQYAYDFDIRESTFTRKSFGYKIDNENPFIERDPNYCILCGRCVRVCKEQGTRILEFMGRGVTAKVTTAQDKPLHETDCTFCGNCIDACPVNAILEAGRRLHGREWEFTKTETTCTLCGSNCSLVVSVKEDNVIKIASPKPNGYICAAGRFGYDSLKSPKRISKPMIRIEGQLVETTWQDALKIIIEKLKAVKKNPSSAGFIASAGITNEDAYALQKFARAAIGTNNIDSTASLYDKATVDAYLNSFGKIPEAAHCITEADVIVA; this is translated from the coding sequence ATGGCAAATCTCGTGACAATGAAGATAGATGGCAAAGAAGTTCAATTACCAGAAGGAATGAACCTCATAGATGCTGCTGAATCAGTGGGGATTCACATACCGAATCTCTGTCATCTAAAGGGCATGAAGGGTATTGGTGCCTGCAGGATGTGCCTCGTTGAGATAGAAGGTATGAAGGCTCCTGTAACCGCATGCACAATGAAGGTCAAACAGGATATGAAGATAAAGACAGACACCGAGAGGGTTAAAGAGATAAGAAAATTTGTTATTGACCTGATACTCTCCATGCATCCCCTTGACTGTATGACCTGCCCGAAGGCCGGCGTGTGCTGGCTCCAGCAGTATGCTTATGACTTTGATATAAGAGAATCAACCTTCACACGCAAGAGCTTCGGCTATAAAATAGACAATGAAAATCCCTTTATCGAACGTGACCCGAATTACTGCATCCTGTGTGGACGCTGTGTGCGGGTATGTAAAGAGCAGGGAACGCGTATACTTGAGTTTATGGGCAGGGGTGTAACAGCAAAAGTTACAACCGCCCAGGACAAACCCCTGCACGAGACAGATTGCACTTTTTGCGGTAACTGTATTGATGCATGCCCTGTCAATGCAATACTCGAGGCAGGAAGAAGGCTCCATGGCAGAGAGTGGGAATTCACAAAGACAGAGACAACCTGCACGCTCTGCGGAAGCAACTGTAGCCTCGTGGTCAGCGTAAAAGAAGACAATGTTATAAAGATTGCCTCTCCAAAACCGAATGGCTATATATGTGCTGCAGGGAGATTTGGCTATGACAGCCTCAAAAGCCCAAAGCGTATCTCAAAACCAATGATAAGGATAGAAGGCCAGCTCGTAGAAACCACATGGCAGGATGCACTGAAAATCATTATTGAAAAGCTCAAAGCTGTAAAGAAAAATCCCTCATCTGCTGGTTTTATTGCAAGCGCCGGGATTACTAATGAAGATGCCTATGCACTCCAGAAATTTGCAAGGGCTGCCATAGGCACAAATAATATAGATAGTACCGCAAGCCTGTATGACAAAGCTACGGTCGATGCCTATCTTAATTCCTTTGGAAAAATCCCTGAAGCAGCGCATTGTATTACAGAAGCAGATGTTATTGTTGCATGA
- a CDS encoding 4Fe-4S binding protein, with translation MAVQTELKVEDIKTMAEAKGCPVQKALFYVDEFLNGPMCSRCLPCSLGSYEARIRLKNIVEAKGVEKDIFILRRIANEMLEGSLCKKGKDTARFILEWMATDVYKEHIEGRCPDKECIAFIEYRIIPEKCVMCGLCKEACKYNAIIGEKKLPYLSGFLPFEIRQKRCVKCGECVKACPYGAIEIVDIKVMTGVSG, from the coding sequence ATGGCAGTGCAAACGGAGCTAAAGGTAGAAGATATAAAAACGATGGCAGAGGCAAAGGGGTGCCCTGTTCAAAAGGCATTATTTTATGTTGATGAATTTCTAAATGGCCCTATGTGCAGTCGATGTCTTCCATGCTCTCTCGGAAGCTATGAGGCGAGGATAAGGCTTAAAAATATTGTTGAGGCAAAAGGAGTAGAAAAAGACATTTTCATATTAAGGCGCATAGCAAACGAGATGCTTGAAGGCTCTCTATGCAAAAAAGGTAAGGATACCGCAAGGTTCATCCTTGAATGGATGGCGACTGATGTTTATAAGGAGCACATAGAAGGCAGATGCCCTGATAAGGAATGTATTGCCTTTATAGAGTACAGGATAATCCCCGAGAAATGCGTGATGTGTGGGCTGTGTAAAGAGGCATGTAAATATAATGCGATTATCGGAGAAAAGAAGTTGCCATATCTGTCAGGCTTCCTCCCCTTTGAGATAAGGCAGAAGAGATGTGTGAAGTGTGGAGAGTGTGTAAAGGCATGTCCCTATGGTGCCATAGAGATTGTAGATATAAAAGTGATGACAGGTGTTAGTGGATAG
- a CDS encoding CBS domain-containing protein, whose amino-acid sequence MAIEERINNIEDLKKLRELFQKELFKEDTPRVRVCCGTACTASGSYKVIDAFTNESAKRGVDLEIVKTGCQGLCQKGPVMKAEPQEIFYQKIKPENVHWLMSYTILGGMPYRQGIYRDNILSEPVPLMTDVPFYKKQMRIALRNNGRIDPHSIHHYIAVGGYAALEKALSSMTPDEVLREVDRANIRGRGGAGFPAGKKWEHCKKAPGKIKFVIANGDEGDPGAFMDRSIMEGDPHSLLEGMILCAYAIGAKYGFIYVRHEYPLAVKNLKIAIKQAEELGILGKNILGTDCNFTIDIREGAGAFVCGESTALVASIEGQRGFPKPRPPRLSEPGGGPWGYPSNLNNIETYACVPVIIEKGADYFLSIGTPGSPGTKVFALTGKVKNTGLVEVPMGITLREIIFDIGGGIIGDKEFKAVQTGGPSGGCIPAKYLDLPVDFDSLTSVGSMMGSGGMVVMDEDNCMVDVAKFFLSFCQSESCGKCPPCRMGTYQMLEILERITSGKGEDGDIENLLKIGKLVLKGSLCGLGQSAPNPVLSTMKYFMEEYEEHIYDKYCRANVCSGMGVFVINQLECFRCGLCKKACAFDAVKEARDRYFIERDYCTKCKACYYACPINAVKIRKQRHIKLEEEFRIPSESVEIIERRAKMTLKDVLESKPLEIVTTTKDCSVREAINIMSERNVGSILVIDENNKLVGIFTERDAVRCLAKNISFEKEAIQNVMSPNPITFNSSTEISAAIAVMSRKKIRHLPVMEGDKIAGMISYRDLVSYLLPEICYMAEDIY is encoded by the coding sequence ATGGCAATAGAAGAAAGAATCAATAATATAGAAGACCTCAAAAAGCTAAGGGAACTCTTCCAAAAAGAATTGTTTAAAGAAGACACGCCGAGGGTAAGGGTCTGCTGTGGCACAGCCTGCACAGCTTCGGGTTCCTATAAGGTAATAGATGCCTTTACCAATGAGTCAGCTAAGCGTGGGGTTGACCTTGAAATAGTTAAGACAGGATGTCAGGGGCTATGTCAGAAAGGCCCGGTGATGAAGGCAGAGCCACAGGAGATTTTCTACCAGAAGATTAAACCTGAAAATGTACACTGGCTTATGAGCTATACAATCCTTGGCGGCATGCCTTACAGACAGGGGATTTACAGAGATAACATCCTCAGCGAGCCTGTCCCTTTAATGACTGATGTGCCTTTTTACAAAAAGCAAATGCGAATTGCCCTGAGAAACAATGGCAGGATTGACCCTCATAGCATCCATCACTATATTGCAGTTGGGGGTTACGCTGCCTTAGAGAAGGCCCTTTCTTCCATGACCCCTGATGAGGTTCTGAGGGAGGTTGACAGGGCAAACATCAGGGGTCGAGGCGGTGCAGGATTCCCTGCCGGGAAAAAATGGGAACACTGTAAGAAAGCCCCGGGCAAGATTAAGTTTGTCATTGCCAATGGCGATGAGGGCGACCCTGGCGCTTTCATGGATAGGTCAATTATGGAGGGCGACCCACACAGCCTTCTTGAAGGCATGATTCTCTGTGCTTACGCCATAGGTGCAAAATATGGATTCATCTATGTGAGGCATGAATATCCATTAGCAGTAAAGAACCTGAAGATAGCAATAAAGCAGGCAGAAGAATTAGGTATCCTCGGAAAAAATATTCTCGGCACAGATTGCAATTTTACAATTGATATAAGGGAGGGTGCAGGTGCCTTTGTATGCGGCGAGTCCACTGCCCTTGTAGCCTCTATTGAGGGGCAGAGAGGTTTTCCAAAGCCAAGGCCTCCAAGGCTTTCAGAGCCAGGCGGCGGCCCCTGGGGTTATCCAAGTAATCTCAATAACATAGAGACCTATGCCTGTGTCCCGGTGATTATAGAAAAAGGTGCAGATTATTTTCTTTCCATCGGCACGCCAGGCTCGCCAGGCACCAAGGTCTTTGCCCTTACAGGGAAAGTAAAGAATACAGGGCTTGTAGAGGTACCAATGGGGATAACCCTGAGGGAGATAATATTCGATATAGGTGGTGGGATTATCGGAGATAAGGAATTCAAGGCTGTCCAGACAGGAGGCCCATCTGGCGGCTGCATCCCTGCCAAATATCTCGACCTTCCTGTAGATTTTGACTCTTTAACTTCCGTTGGCTCAATGATGGGCTCAGGCGGCATGGTTGTAATGGATGAGGATAACTGCATGGTGGATGTGGCAAAGTTCTTCCTGTCATTCTGCCAGTCCGAATCATGTGGAAAGTGTCCTCCCTGCAGGATGGGCACATACCAGATGCTTGAGATTCTTGAAAGGATAACATCAGGCAAAGGTGAAGACGGTGATATAGAGAATCTCCTAAAGATAGGCAAACTGGTGCTGAAGGGCTCTCTATGCGGTCTTGGGCAGAGCGCTCCAAATCCTGTTCTTTCAACAATGAAATACTTCATGGAAGAATACGAAGAACATATATACGATAAATACTGCAGGGCGAATGTCTGCAGTGGCATGGGGGTCTTTGTAATAAATCAACTTGAGTGCTTCAGGTGTGGTCTGTGTAAAAAGGCATGTGCCTTTGACGCTGTCAAAGAAGCAAGGGATAGATACTTTATCGAGCGTGATTACTGCACAAAATGCAAGGCCTGCTATTACGCATGCCCGATAAATGCAGTTAAGATAAGGAAGCAAAGACACATAAAGCTTGAAGAGGAATTTAGAATCCCTTCTGAAAGCGTAGAAATCATTGAAAGGAGAGCGAAGATGACATTAAAAGATGTTTTAGAATCAAAACCCTTAGAGATAGTGACCACCACGAAAGATTGCAGTGTCCGAGAGGCGATAAATATTATGAGCGAAAGAAATGTCGGCTCTATATTAGTCATTGATGAGAATAATAAATTAGTGGGTATATTTACTGAGAGAGATGCGGTGCGTTGTCTTGCTAAAAACATTTCTTTTGAGAAAGAGGCTATCCAAAATGTAATGAGTCCTAATCCTATAACATTTAATTCTTCAACCGAGATAAGTGCGGCAATAGCTGTCATGTCCCGTAAAAAGATTAGACACTTACCAGTTATGGAAGGCGATAAAATAGCTGGAATGATCTCTTATAGAGATTTAGTTTCATATCTGCTTCCAGAAATTTGCTATATGGCAGAAGATATTTATTAA
- a CDS encoding NAD(P)H-dependent oxidoreductase subunit E yields the protein MEIKVNEVIGYTGEVLTERQKKTGILIHALQKIQEEYNYLPEDVLKKLSEKLAVPLSDIYSTASFYKQFYFTPRGKNIIKVCMGTACHVRGSAKVLRSLEEEFDMKEGETTPDLSMTLETVGCIGCCGLAPVATINENIVGEMDENKVNDIIEIIKTGKDSE from the coding sequence ATGGAGATAAAGGTCAACGAAGTTATAGGGTATACCGGAGAAGTTCTAACAGAAAGGCAGAAAAAGACAGGGATATTGATACATGCACTTCAAAAGATTCAGGAAGAATACAATTATCTGCCTGAGGATGTCTTAAAAAAACTTTCAGAGAAACTCGCTGTTCCCCTCTCTGATATCTATAGCACAGCCTCTTTCTACAAGCAGTTTTATTTCACTCCAAGAGGGAAAAATATAATCAAGGTCTGCATGGGCACTGCCTGTCACGTCAGAGGATCAGCAAAGGTCCTTCGTTCCCTGGAGGAGGAATTTGACATGAAAGAGGGTGAGACAACGCCGGACCTCTCCATGACCCTTGAGACTGTTGGATGTATTGGCTGCTGCGGCCTTGCCCCTGTGGCTACAATTAATGAAAATATAGTTGGAGAGATGGACGAAAATAAAGTTAACGATATTATAGAGATAATAAAAACAGGTAAAGACAGTGAATGA
- the cooS gene encoding anaerobic carbon-monoxide dehydrogenase catalytic subunit → MDKVIKSANESAEQIIEWGEAHHLETCFERAERLKPCPIGASGACCKVCHMGPCRLTGKNAEEEARGVCGATLPTVAARNILRMIAAGTAAHSDHARDMAFTLLSVANGETKDFQIKDVRKLYRVAEILEVEFEGRPVNDVARDAALKFINDFGRQKGELNYVKRAPKKTQERWKKWGITPRDIDREVVEAMHRTSIGVDHDPDHLLTHGLRTALADGWGGCMIATDITDILFGTPRPIKAEASFGIFKEDEVNLVVHGHEPSLAEMIVDVVSEPEMIAYAKSKGAKGINLGGMCCTANEILMRHGIPTAGGFTNQELGIMTGLVDAMTVDVQCIMPAIAELSKKFHTKVITTSEKAKIPGAMHVEYDEHRAKEIAREIVKIACDNYPNRKTEGSHITQKYPVIAGFSHEYIEYMQGGRWRASFRPLNDAIMAGRIRGVVGLAGCDNPRVPSTGIHRYLAVELIKNDVLIVSTGCGSAACGTAGYLTPEMALENAGPGLREVCEAIGIPPILHAGACVDNSRILTILTAMAEEGGLSDEIGGMPGVGIAPEWMSEKAIAIGCYFAASGVPVIFGGKSPVGASKEVTKIMTEVWWERFKGCLHFEPDPEKILELTLKYIDDARDVLKLRKYEPGRFGMERVLMDMAARRELEKAAKPHIGIY, encoded by the coding sequence ATGGATAAGGTTATAAAAAGCGCTAATGAGTCAGCAGAGCAGATAATAGAGTGGGGCGAAGCCCATCATTTAGAGACTTGCTTTGAGAGGGCTGAGAGATTAAAACCATGCCCGATAGGTGCATCAGGTGCGTGCTGTAAAGTATGCCATATGGGCCCATGCAGACTTACCGGCAAGAACGCAGAGGAAGAGGCAAGAGGCGTATGTGGGGCAACCCTTCCAACGGTTGCAGCGAGGAATATCCTCAGGATGATTGCTGCAGGGACAGCAGCACACAGCGACCATGCGAGGGATATGGCATTTACTTTACTTTCAGTTGCAAATGGTGAGACAAAGGACTTTCAGATAAAGGATGTGAGAAAACTATACAGGGTTGCAGAGATACTCGAAGTGGAGTTTGAAGGGAGACCTGTAAATGATGTGGCAAGGGATGCGGCCCTTAAATTTATTAATGATTTTGGCCGCCAGAAGGGTGAACTGAACTATGTCAAAAGGGCACCAAAGAAGACCCAAGAACGATGGAAAAAGTGGGGCATCACCCCGCGAGATATAGATAGAGAGGTTGTTGAGGCGATGCACCGTACAAGTATCGGCGTTGACCACGACCCTGACCACCTCTTAACCCACGGTTTAAGAACTGCCCTTGCTGATGGCTGGGGAGGATGCATGATAGCAACTGATATTACGGACATACTCTTTGGAACCCCGCGCCCAATAAAGGCAGAAGCGAGCTTCGGGATATTCAAAGAGGATGAGGTTAATCTTGTTGTTCACGGACATGAGCCATCACTTGCTGAGATGATAGTAGATGTAGTATCTGAGCCTGAGATGATAGCCTATGCAAAATCAAAAGGTGCAAAGGGAATAAATCTCGGCGGTATGTGCTGCACAGCCAATGAGATACTCATGAGGCACGGAATTCCAACTGCTGGTGGTTTTACAAATCAGGAACTTGGAATAATGACAGGGCTTGTGGATGCAATGACAGTGGATGTGCAGTGCATTATGCCTGCAATTGCTGAGCTGTCAAAGAAATTCCACACAAAGGTTATAACAACCTCTGAAAAGGCAAAGATTCCAGGCGCAATGCATGTGGAATACGATGAGCACAGGGCAAAAGAGATAGCGAGGGAGATTGTGAAAATTGCCTGCGATAATTATCCAAACAGAAAAACAGAAGGAAGTCATATAACACAGAAATACCCTGTTATTGCAGGTTTTTCCCACGAATACATAGAATACATGCAGGGCGGAAGATGGAGGGCATCATTCAGGCCTTTGAATGACGCCATTATGGCCGGAAGGATCCGCGGTGTTGTGGGGCTTGCTGGATGCGATAATCCAAGGGTTCCGTCAACAGGTATTCACAGGTATCTTGCTGTCGAGTTAATAAAGAATGATGTATTGATAGTATCAACAGGTTGCGGCTCCGCTGCATGTGGAACTGCTGGTTATCTAACCCCTGAAATGGCGCTGGAGAATGCAGGGCCGGGTTTAAGAGAAGTGTGTGAGGCTATAGGCATCCCTCCTATACTCCATGCTGGCGCATGTGTTGACAACTCGAGGATCCTCACAATTCTCACAGCAATGGCTGAAGAGGGAGGGCTTTCCGATGAGATTGGGGGAATGCCTGGAGTAGGTATAGCGCCTGAGTGGATGTCTGAAAAGGCAATTGCCATTGGCTGTTACTTTGCAGCCTCAGGCGTCCCTGTAATCTTTGGTGGCAAGTCTCCTGTAGGAGCAAGCAAAGAGGTTACAAAAATTATGACAGAGGTGTGGTGGGAGAGATTCAAAGGATGTCTGCATTTTGAACCTGATCCAGAGAAAATACTGGAATTGACACTAAAATATATAGACGATGCACGGGATGTTTTAAAGCTCAGGAAATACGAGCCTGGAAGATTCGGCATGGAAAGGGTTCTTATGGATATGGCCGCAAGACGCGAGTTAGAGAAGGCAGCAAAACCGCATATTGGGATATATTAG